A genomic window from Wolbachia pipientis includes:
- a CDS encoding SWIM zinc finger family protein, protein MRLYYKDIKNLLKESYLSSGRDYFNKGKVRNVSINKSHAKSEVVGSSVYRIKLEYDGPFLSGKCSCPAFVYYGPCKHMAATGFALIDLDRKEYRSSMCPGYVDEQTLLERFLLKKTNKELISIIVRLGDQHPEIFEELEDEEYEQFTQSKFSKSENYV, encoded by the coding sequence ATGAGATTATATTATAAAGATATCAAAAATCTTCTTAAAGAATCTTACCTCTCTAGCGGAAGAGATTATTTCAACAAAGGAAAAGTACGGAACGTATCTATCAACAAATCTCACGCTAAATCAGAGGTAGTTGGATCAAGTGTATATCGGATAAAACTAGAATACGATGGTCCATTCCTTAGTGGAAAGTGTTCCTGTCCTGCATTTGTATATTATGGTCCGTGCAAGCATATGGCTGCAACGGGTTTTGCTTTGATTGATCTTGACAGAAAGGAGTATCGATCATCTATGTGCCCGGGATATGTTGATGAACAAACTCTCCTTGAAAGGTTTTTACTTAAAAAAACAAACAAAGAGCTCATTTCAATAATTGTTCGTCTAGGTGACCAACATCCAGAAATTTTTGAAGAACTAGAGGATGAAGAATATGAGCAATTCACTCAAAGTAAGTTTTCAAAATCCGAGAATTATGTATAA
- a CDS encoding transposase: protein MSFSYYNIKKHPRNFRNITGLTIEEFEKVMEKVRSGWEKQKKCHGRRSKLPTLEDKLFCVILYYRTYITHRFLGCLFNVHNANVCRLLKRIEPLLAKKVTITKDRSMTPEKILKILADVTEQQIQRPEDSKKRKKSYSGKKRTNTMKTEIIIEEGGRILSVSKSYRGRISDFRIRKQEKYLPLDSIKHADSGYQGWQKLQSNVIIPYKKYRKKPLTPEHNRRLASFRMRVENKIREIKIFKIMSNVYRNFQKKYNLRFNIIAGIVNLKHAF, encoded by the coding sequence ATGAGCTTTAGTTACTATAATATAAAAAAACACCCAAGAAACTTTCGTAATATAACAGGTTTAACTATAGAGGAGTTCGAAAAAGTAATGGAAAAAGTGAGGTCTGGATGGGAAAAACAGAAAAAGTGTCATGGTAGAAGATCAAAACTACCAACTCTGGAAGATAAGTTGTTTTGCGTAATTTTGTACTATCGCACTTACATAACACATAGATTTTTAGGATGCCTATTCAATGTACACAACGCAAATGTATGTAGGTTACTTAAGAGAATAGAGCCATTACTCGCCAAAAAAGTGACTATAACAAAAGATAGAAGTATGACGCCAGAAAAAATACTGAAGATTTTGGCTGATGTTACAGAACAGCAAATACAGAGACCAGAAGATAGTAAAAAACGGAAGAAATCATATTCAGGAAAAAAAAGAACCAACACTATGAAAACTGAGATTATTATCGAAGAAGGAGGAAGAATTTTATCAGTGTCAAAGTCATACCGTGGTAGAATTAGTGATTTCCGCATAAGGAAACAAGAAAAATATTTACCACTTGATAGCATAAAACATGCCGATTCTGGATATCAAGGTTGGCAAAAATTGCAAAGCAATGTTATAATTCCATATAAAAAGTATCGTAAAAAGCCATTAACTCCAGAGCATAATAGAAGATTAGCATCATTTAGAATGAGAGTAGAAAACAAGATCCGAGAGATAAAGATATTTAAGATTATGTCGAATGTTTATCGCAATTTTCAGAAAAAATATAACCTGAGGTTCAATATTATTGCTGGTATTGTAAATCTTAAGCACGCCTTTTAG
- the tyrS gene encoding tyrosine--tRNA ligase, with protein MKHKSEFLNFIQERGYLYQCTNIEGLDQLLSENNHIVAYIGFDCTAPSLHAGHLIQIMMLRHLQKFGYKPIVLLGSGTTKIGDPSFKDKARSILPVENINQNTSSIRRILEKMVSFNDSKTGAMIVNNADWLDNIKYIDFLRDIGAYFSVNRMLSFDSVKIRLDREQTLSFLEFNYMLLQAYDFVELNKKHGCRLQIGGSDQWGNIVNGIELGKKLNLPELFGLTVPLLLNAQGVKMGKTESGAVWLDDNMLKPYDYWQYFRNVDDQDVGRFLRLLTDVSIDEIKKLESLKDQEINEAKKVLATEVTKICHGNKEAELALSAAVSAFENEDSSLLPDYIIKKEQVASGISLVNLLHNIGFEPSKGAAKRLIQGNGCKVNDNIINDVNYIINSESFKGQSFIKLSAGKKRHVKVVAD; from the coding sequence ATGAAACACAAGTCCGAGTTTTTAAATTTTATCCAAGAAAGAGGGTACCTATACCAATGTACAAATATTGAAGGGTTAGATCAGCTATTATCCGAAAATAATCATATAGTCGCATACATTGGGTTTGATTGCACAGCACCAAGTCTTCATGCTGGTCACCTAATTCAGATTATGATGCTCCGTCACCTGCAGAAATTTGGTTATAAGCCGATAGTCTTACTTGGAAGTGGCACAACAAAAATTGGTGACCCATCCTTCAAAGATAAAGCAAGAAGCATCTTGCCCGTAGAGAACATCAATCAAAATACATCCAGCATAAGGAGAATATTAGAGAAAATGGTGTCTTTTAATGACAGCAAGACTGGTGCAATGATAGTAAATAACGCAGATTGGTTGGATAACATAAAATACATAGATTTTTTGCGTGATATAGGAGCTTATTTTTCTGTAAATCGTATGCTAAGTTTTGATAGTGTGAAAATCAGGCTGGATAGAGAGCAAACCTTAAGCTTTCTGGAATTTAATTACATGCTATTGCAGGCTTATGATTTTGTTGAGTTGAATAAAAAGCATGGCTGTCGTCTGCAGATTGGAGGGTCAGACCAGTGGGGAAATATAGTAAACGGAATTGAGCTTGGAAAAAAGTTGAATTTACCTGAGCTGTTTGGCCTTACTGTCCCTCTTTTATTGAATGCTCAAGGAGTAAAAATGGGCAAAACTGAAAGTGGAGCAGTGTGGCTTGATGATAATATGCTAAAGCCTTACGACTACTGGCAATATTTTCGCAACGTTGATGATCAAGATGTTGGACGTTTTTTGAGATTGCTCACTGATGTGTCAATTGATGAGATCAAAAAGTTAGAATCCTTAAAAGACCAGGAAATAAATGAAGCAAAAAAAGTTTTAGCAACAGAGGTGACAAAAATATGTCATGGTAACAAAGAAGCGGAACTTGCACTATCTGCTGCAGTCTCTGCTTTTGAGAATGAAGATAGCTCACTACTTCCTGATTACATCATAAAAAAAGAACAAGTTGCAAGTGGCATATCCTTAGTAAACCTACTGCATAACATCGGTTTTGAACCATCAAAAGGCGCTGCAAAGCGTTTAATACAGGGCAATGGATGCAAAGTTAATGATAATATCATAAACGATGTTAACTATATAATAAATTCCGAGAGCTTTAAAGGTCAGTCATTTATAAAATTATCTGCAGGAAAGAAGCGTCATGTTAAAGTTGTGGCAGATTAG
- a CDS encoding cytochrome c oxidase assembly protein, with the protein MFSFLRRNDKNSIVFFLISLVVLMLCLAYASVPLYSIFCKATGYGGTTRKVTNTTISATDQKIRVHFNADIMSDLPWEFKSETNYVDVNIGEQSLAFYYVKNLSDHLSFGMAVYNVTPFKAGKYFNKVACFCFEEQMLLPKQKAAMPVSFYIDPEIMLDSNTKDLSEITLSYTFFKLK; encoded by the coding sequence ATGTTCTCCTTTTTAAGGAGAAATGATAAAAATTCTATAGTCTTCTTTTTAATATCTTTGGTTGTGTTGATGTTATGTCTTGCATATGCATCAGTGCCTCTATATAGCATTTTTTGTAAAGCTACTGGATATGGTGGTACAACAAGAAAAGTGACTAACACGACAATAAGTGCAACTGACCAAAAAATCAGAGTTCACTTCAATGCTGATATAATGTCCGATCTACCTTGGGAATTTAAATCAGAAACTAACTACGTTGATGTAAACATAGGAGAACAAAGTTTAGCTTTTTATTACGTAAAAAATCTATCTGATCATCTTTCATTTGGTATGGCAGTATATAACGTTACGCCTTTCAAAGCAGGTAAGTATTTCAATAAAGTTGCATGCTTTTGTTTTGAAGAGCAAATGTTGCTACCAAAACAAAAAGCAGCTATGCCCGTATCTTTCTATATAGATCCTGAGATAATGCTTGATAGTAATACGAAAGATTTAAGTGAAATAACGCTATCATACACGTTTTTTAAGCTTAAGTAA
- a CDS encoding Bax inhibitor-1/YccA family protein, with the protein MSYMRNEQDIRSQGVYYSAGLRSYLTKVYNYMALALGVTGLVAFLTVFSGLFQVIHSNPVLLYAITFSPLVLVLFVYPKILHLSVQSAFTVFFTFSVLIGLSSSYIFVFYTAENIARAFFITSIMFGSMALYGNTTKKDLTSMGFFLRMGVLGLIIASIVNLFLGSSPLYFAISFISVIVFTLMTAYDAQRIKDVYYRYNDGSEAAATKLAILGATSLYLNFINIFLDLLRLLNLFNNRD; encoded by the coding sequence ATGTCTTACATGAGAAATGAACAGGATATCCGCTCTCAGGGCGTTTATTATAGCGCTGGGCTCAGAAGTTACCTAACTAAAGTATATAACTACATGGCTTTAGCTTTGGGCGTTACAGGGCTTGTTGCATTTCTAACGGTATTTTCTGGTCTTTTTCAGGTAATTCATTCCAATCCTGTTCTGTTGTATGCGATAACATTTTCTCCACTTGTGCTAGTGCTTTTTGTATATCCAAAAATCTTACATCTTAGTGTTCAGTCCGCGTTTACCGTGTTTTTCACGTTTTCGGTGCTAATAGGGCTCTCCTCATCTTATATTTTTGTGTTTTACACCGCGGAAAACATAGCAAGAGCGTTTTTCATCACATCGATCATGTTTGGTTCCATGGCTTTATATGGCAATACTACAAAAAAAGATCTGACTAGTATGGGTTTTTTTTTGAGAATGGGAGTCTTGGGGTTAATTATCGCGTCTATAGTAAATTTATTCCTTGGAAGTAGTCCTCTCTATTTTGCAATATCGTTCATATCAGTAATAGTATTTACCTTGATGACTGCATATGATGCTCAGAGAATCAAAGACGTTTATTATAGATATAATGATGGCTCAGAGGCTGCAGCCACTAAGCTGGCGATACTTGGTGCAACTAGTCTTTACCTCAACTTTATCAATATATTCCTCGATTTACTCAGGTTACTTAACTTGTTCAACAATAGAGATTAA